ACGTACGCGCCAACACCACCCGCGCCGTACCGGCAGGCGACGGCGACGGGCTCTACGCGCTCACCGGGCACAAGTGGTTCACCTCCGCACCCATGTCCGACGTCTTCCTCACCCTCGCCCAGGCGCCCGGCGGGCTGTCCTGCTTCCTCGTCCCGCGCGTGCTGCCGGACGGCACCCGCAACGCCATCCGGCTCATGCGCCTGAAGGACAAGCTCGGCAACCGCTCCAACGCCTCCGCGGAGATCGAGTACGAAGGGGCGGTCGGCCATCTCGTCGGCGAGGAAGGGGAGGGTGTGAAGACCATCATCAAGATGGTGAACATGACGCGGCTCGACTGCGCCCTCGCCACCGCGGGCGGGATGCGCCTCGGCGTCGTCCAGGCGCTGCACCACGCCGAGCACAGGCGGGCGTTCGGCGCGCGGCTCGCGGACCAGCCGCTGATGGCGAACGTGCTCGCCGACCTCGCCGTGGAGGCCGAGGCGGCGACGGTGGCGGGGATGCGTCTCGCGGGCGCCGTCGACCGCGGCGAGACGGGCCGGGCCGACGAGCAGGAGGCCCTGTTCCGGCGGATCGGGCTCGCCGTCACCAAGTACTGGGTGTGCAAGCGCGGTCCCGCGCACGCCGCGGAGGCGCTGGAGTGCCTGGGCGGCAACGGGTACGTCGAGGAGTCCGGCATGCCGCGGCTGTACCGGGAGGCGCCGCTGCCGTCGATCTGGGAGGGCTCGGGCAACGTCGCCGCGCTCGACGCGCTGCGCGCGATGGCCCGCAGGCCGGAGACGGTGACGGCGTTCTTCGCCGAGGTCGGCGCCGCGGCGGGCGCCGACGCGCGGCTGGACGCGGCGATCGGGCGGCTGCGCAAGGACCTGGCGGACGTGACGGCGGTGGAGTACCGGGCGCGGCGGGTGGTCGAGTCGATGG
The Streptomyces sp. CNQ-509 DNA segment above includes these coding regions:
- a CDS encoding acyl-CoA dehydrogenase family protein, which translates into the protein MPTTHEVTNQPPPLTSYDVSAYPALLESLRAHGASWAEDEVRELGLLAGGPQAQEWARSVEEHPPVLRTHDRYGHRIDEVEFSPHWHDLMRTAVGHGLHAAPWRARTPGAHVARAAKLFVWGQTDAGHLCPVSMTYAAVPALRTSPDLAAAYEPLLTSAAYDFGLRPPTTKSGLIAGMSMTEKQGGSDVRANTTRAVPAGDGDGLYALTGHKWFTSAPMSDVFLTLAQAPGGLSCFLVPRVLPDGTRNAIRLMRLKDKLGNRSNASAEIEYEGAVGHLVGEEGEGVKTIIKMVNMTRLDCALATAGGMRLGVVQALHHAEHRRAFGARLADQPLMANVLADLAVEAEAATVAGMRLAGAVDRGETGRADEQEALFRRIGLAVTKYWVCKRGPAHAAEALECLGGNGYVEESGMPRLYREAPLPSIWEGSGNVAALDALRAMARRPETVTAFFAEVGAAAGADARLDAAIGRLRKDLADVTAVEYRARRVVESMALVLQGALLHRHGDAAVADAFCASRLAGDGGLAFGTLPPGADTDTILKRARPTGGAYGRS